In a genomic window of Amphiprion ocellaris isolate individual 3 ecotype Okinawa chromosome 13, ASM2253959v1, whole genome shotgun sequence:
- the cfap100 gene encoding cilia- and flagella-associated protein 100 isoform X1: MSTPQPKGKEMFSGILAMSETDNSAKLQKAGMRKKRTQLSPFKVPDSNSIFLLSVNERGDQKEERRKFLALPIDEKTTHAVRMMAKLKNELVGELEEEEEEEGNEQMKDLKQIRSKTVLPKQTAGRHELKIKRENIAKGSKYDLISMERQKAVLELSLITKRSEILRMDKAIAKEERQLKQLEKTIERDNLNFEEFLRENEKKSVEARTLFEKEAKLKQERNTEIKKLTAEMGTIKSEIAKFEEILIDYKRYKELLFKLSPPEWQEAQKTKKTKVLSGKDAQHNQNLEPEEMADENSKLSPNLELKVSGPGRELPSTTETGPSSAHSGTLQRTRRKPTHAQGEHANSMQKDPRKAGTQTRDLLAARVTNSKLDSDGLEYEDEPELYFTDPQQLLDLMTELTEQNLSLIQNSARVEEKLEELKQFMETTRRKIEKDEEQIALQINDMNQRIDKEKARGAKLKQKVQLHVSLNTEDQDMMMDALGERVAEVHRSCVDDRMTNLSTLEKLANIEYHMSLLLQGLESIPEEKLELMKKIKDSEKRTRQREEKLREQREKQQERMRRYLERSLADSKKITGRKLMPRYMPVAQKVKVSNEDNIPAEDELHEYLFGTEDTE, encoded by the exons ATGTCGACACCACAGCCAA aaggaaaagagaTGTTTTCTGGCATCCTTGCTATGTCAGAGACTGATAATTCTGCCAAACTGCAAAAAGCAG GGATGAGGAAGAAAAGGACACAACTGAGCCCGTTCAAAGTGCCAGACAGTAACAGCATTTTTCTACTGAGTGTAAATGAAAGAGGGGACCAAAAAGAG GAGAGACGTAAATTTTTGGCTCTGCCAATTGATGAGAAGACAACCCACGCTGTGAGAATGATGGCCAAGCTGAAGAATGAGCTGGTGGGAGaattggaggaggaggaagaggaggagggaaatgAGCAGATGAAGGATCTAAAACAAATCAGGAGTAAGACAGTTCTCCCTAAACAAACAGCAGGCAGGCATGAGCTGAAGATAAAACGAG AAAACATTGCAAAAGGCAGCAAGTATGACTTAATCTCCATGGAACGACAGAAAGCCGTGTTGGAG TTATCTCTGATAACAAAGAGGTCTGAGATTTTGAGGATGGACAAGGCCATTGCAAAAGAAGAGCGACAGCTGAAGCAGCTTGAAAAGACCATTGAGCGAGACAACCTCAACTTTGAAGAATTCCTCAGGGAGAACGAGAAGAAGTCTGTGGAGGCCAGAACGCT ATTTGAAAAGGAAGCCAAGTTGAAACAGGAGAGGAATACTGAGATCAAGAAGCTAACTGCTGAAATGGGAACAATAAAAAG TGAAATCGCCAAGTTTGAAGAAATCCTGATAGATTACAAGCGATACAAGGAGCTTCTATTCAAGCTGTCTCCTCCAGAGTGGCAGGAGGCCCAGAAGACCAAGAAAACTAAAGTCCTGTCTGGCAAAGACGCCCAGCATAACCAGAACCTGGAGCCTGAAGAGATGGCTGATGAAAACAGCAAGTTAAGCCCAA attTGGAGCTCAAAGTGTCCGGTCCTGGCAGAGAGTTGCCCTCCACCACAGAGACTGGACCATCTTCAGCCCACAGCGGCACTCT ccagagaacccggagaaaacccacgcatgcacagggagaacatgcaaactccatgcagaaagatcccaggaaagccgggacgcaaaccagagatcttcttgctgcaag AGTCACAAATTCTAAACTGGACAGTGACGGCTTGGAGTATGAG GATGAACCAGAGCTGTACTTCACTGATCCCCAGCAGCTACTGGATCTGATGACGGAGCTGACAGAGCAGAATTTGTCCCTGATTCAGAACTCTGCACGGGTggaggagaaactggaggagttGAAACAGTTCATGGAGACAACCAggaggaaaat TGAAAAGGATGAAGAGCAGATAGCACTGCAGATAAATGACATGAACCAGAGAATTGACAAAGAGAAGGCAAGAGGTGCCAAACTCAAACAGAAGGTTCAACTCCATGTGTCACTGAACACAGAGGACCAA GACATGATGATGGACGCTCTCGGTGAGAGGGTCGCAGAGGTGCACCGCAGCTGCGTGGATGACAGGATGACCAACCTCAGCACCTTGGAGAAGCTGGCCAACATTGAGTACCACATGTCTTTGCTGCTGCAGGGCCTTGAGAGCATCCCTGAAGAAAAACTGGAGCTGATGAAGAAGATCAAGGACAGCGAGAAGAGGACCAG GCAGCGTGAAGAAAAGCTGAGAGAGCAGCGAGAGAAACAacaagagaggatgaggaggtaTTTGGAGAGATCCCTGGCTGACTCCAAGAAAATA ACTGGGAGAAAGCTCATGCCCAGATACATGCCAGTCGCTCAGAAAGTCAAAGTGAGCAACGAGGACAACATCCCTGCAGAAGACGAGCTCCATGAATACCTCTTTGGCACAGAGGACACAGAGTAA
- the cfap100 gene encoding cilia- and flagella-associated protein 100 isoform X2, producing MSTPQPKGKEMFSGILAMSETDNSAKLQKAGMRKKRTQLSPFKVPDSNSIFLLSVNERGDQKEERRKFLALPIDEKTTHAVRMMAKLKNELVGELEEEEEEEGNEQMKDLKQIRSKTVLPKQTAGRHELKIKRENIAKGSKYDLISMERQKAVLELSLITKRSEILRMDKAIAKEERQLKQLEKTIERDNLNFEEFLRENEKKSVEARTLFEKEAKLKQERNTEIKKLTAEMGTIKSEIAKFEEILIDYKRYKELLFKLSPPEWQEAQKTKKTKVLSGKDAQHNQNLEPEEMADENSKLSPNLELKVSGPGRELPSTTETGPSSAHSGTLVTNSKLDSDGLEYEDEPELYFTDPQQLLDLMTELTEQNLSLIQNSARVEEKLEELKQFMETTRRKIEKDEEQIALQINDMNQRIDKEKARGAKLKQKVQLHVSLNTEDQDMMMDALGERVAEVHRSCVDDRMTNLSTLEKLANIEYHMSLLLQGLESIPEEKLELMKKIKDSEKRTRQREEKLREQREKQQERMRRYLERSLADSKKITGRKLMPRYMPVAQKVKVSNEDNIPAEDELHEYLFGTEDTE from the exons ATGTCGACACCACAGCCAA aaggaaaagagaTGTTTTCTGGCATCCTTGCTATGTCAGAGACTGATAATTCTGCCAAACTGCAAAAAGCAG GGATGAGGAAGAAAAGGACACAACTGAGCCCGTTCAAAGTGCCAGACAGTAACAGCATTTTTCTACTGAGTGTAAATGAAAGAGGGGACCAAAAAGAG GAGAGACGTAAATTTTTGGCTCTGCCAATTGATGAGAAGACAACCCACGCTGTGAGAATGATGGCCAAGCTGAAGAATGAGCTGGTGGGAGaattggaggaggaggaagaggaggagggaaatgAGCAGATGAAGGATCTAAAACAAATCAGGAGTAAGACAGTTCTCCCTAAACAAACAGCAGGCAGGCATGAGCTGAAGATAAAACGAG AAAACATTGCAAAAGGCAGCAAGTATGACTTAATCTCCATGGAACGACAGAAAGCCGTGTTGGAG TTATCTCTGATAACAAAGAGGTCTGAGATTTTGAGGATGGACAAGGCCATTGCAAAAGAAGAGCGACAGCTGAAGCAGCTTGAAAAGACCATTGAGCGAGACAACCTCAACTTTGAAGAATTCCTCAGGGAGAACGAGAAGAAGTCTGTGGAGGCCAGAACGCT ATTTGAAAAGGAAGCCAAGTTGAAACAGGAGAGGAATACTGAGATCAAGAAGCTAACTGCTGAAATGGGAACAATAAAAAG TGAAATCGCCAAGTTTGAAGAAATCCTGATAGATTACAAGCGATACAAGGAGCTTCTATTCAAGCTGTCTCCTCCAGAGTGGCAGGAGGCCCAGAAGACCAAGAAAACTAAAGTCCTGTCTGGCAAAGACGCCCAGCATAACCAGAACCTGGAGCCTGAAGAGATGGCTGATGAAAACAGCAAGTTAAGCCCAA attTGGAGCTCAAAGTGTCCGGTCCTGGCAGAGAGTTGCCCTCCACCACAGAGACTGGACCATCTTCAGCCCACAGCGGCACTCT AGTCACAAATTCTAAACTGGACAGTGACGGCTTGGAGTATGAG GATGAACCAGAGCTGTACTTCACTGATCCCCAGCAGCTACTGGATCTGATGACGGAGCTGACAGAGCAGAATTTGTCCCTGATTCAGAACTCTGCACGGGTggaggagaaactggaggagttGAAACAGTTCATGGAGACAACCAggaggaaaat TGAAAAGGATGAAGAGCAGATAGCACTGCAGATAAATGACATGAACCAGAGAATTGACAAAGAGAAGGCAAGAGGTGCCAAACTCAAACAGAAGGTTCAACTCCATGTGTCACTGAACACAGAGGACCAA GACATGATGATGGACGCTCTCGGTGAGAGGGTCGCAGAGGTGCACCGCAGCTGCGTGGATGACAGGATGACCAACCTCAGCACCTTGGAGAAGCTGGCCAACATTGAGTACCACATGTCTTTGCTGCTGCAGGGCCTTGAGAGCATCCCTGAAGAAAAACTGGAGCTGATGAAGAAGATCAAGGACAGCGAGAAGAGGACCAG GCAGCGTGAAGAAAAGCTGAGAGAGCAGCGAGAGAAACAacaagagaggatgaggaggtaTTTGGAGAGATCCCTGGCTGACTCCAAGAAAATA ACTGGGAGAAAGCTCATGCCCAGATACATGCCAGTCGCTCAGAAAGTCAAAGTGAGCAACGAGGACAACATCCCTGCAGAAGACGAGCTCCATGAATACCTCTTTGGCACAGAGGACACAGAGTAA
- the cfap100 gene encoding cilia- and flagella-associated protein 100 isoform X3, giving the protein MSTPQPKGKEMFSGILAMSETDNSAKLQKAGMRKKRTQLSPFKVPDSNSIFLLSVNERGDQKEERRKFLALPIDEKTTHAVRMMAKLKNELVGELEEEEEEEGNEQMKDLKQIRSKTVLPKQTAGRHELKIKRENIAKGSKYDLISMERQKAVLELSLITKRSEILRMDKAIAKEERQLKQLEKTIERDNLNFEEFLRENEKKSVEARTLFEKEAKLKQERNTEIKKLTAEMGTIKRVTNSKLDSDGLEYEDEPELYFTDPQQLLDLMTELTEQNLSLIQNSARVEEKLEELKQFMETTRRKIEKDEEQIALQINDMNQRIDKEKARGAKLKQKVQLHVSLNTEDQDMMMDALGERVAEVHRSCVDDRMTNLSTLEKLANIEYHMSLLLQGLESIPEEKLELMKKIKDSEKRTRQREEKLREQREKQQERMRRYLERSLADSKKITGRKLMPRYMPVAQKVKVSNEDNIPAEDELHEYLFGTEDTE; this is encoded by the exons ATGTCGACACCACAGCCAA aaggaaaagagaTGTTTTCTGGCATCCTTGCTATGTCAGAGACTGATAATTCTGCCAAACTGCAAAAAGCAG GGATGAGGAAGAAAAGGACACAACTGAGCCCGTTCAAAGTGCCAGACAGTAACAGCATTTTTCTACTGAGTGTAAATGAAAGAGGGGACCAAAAAGAG GAGAGACGTAAATTTTTGGCTCTGCCAATTGATGAGAAGACAACCCACGCTGTGAGAATGATGGCCAAGCTGAAGAATGAGCTGGTGGGAGaattggaggaggaggaagaggaggagggaaatgAGCAGATGAAGGATCTAAAACAAATCAGGAGTAAGACAGTTCTCCCTAAACAAACAGCAGGCAGGCATGAGCTGAAGATAAAACGAG AAAACATTGCAAAAGGCAGCAAGTATGACTTAATCTCCATGGAACGACAGAAAGCCGTGTTGGAG TTATCTCTGATAACAAAGAGGTCTGAGATTTTGAGGATGGACAAGGCCATTGCAAAAGAAGAGCGACAGCTGAAGCAGCTTGAAAAGACCATTGAGCGAGACAACCTCAACTTTGAAGAATTCCTCAGGGAGAACGAGAAGAAGTCTGTGGAGGCCAGAACGCT ATTTGAAAAGGAAGCCAAGTTGAAACAGGAGAGGAATACTGAGATCAAGAAGCTAACTGCTGAAATGGGAACAATAAAAAG AGTCACAAATTCTAAACTGGACAGTGACGGCTTGGAGTATGAG GATGAACCAGAGCTGTACTTCACTGATCCCCAGCAGCTACTGGATCTGATGACGGAGCTGACAGAGCAGAATTTGTCCCTGATTCAGAACTCTGCACGGGTggaggagaaactggaggagttGAAACAGTTCATGGAGACAACCAggaggaaaat TGAAAAGGATGAAGAGCAGATAGCACTGCAGATAAATGACATGAACCAGAGAATTGACAAAGAGAAGGCAAGAGGTGCCAAACTCAAACAGAAGGTTCAACTCCATGTGTCACTGAACACAGAGGACCAA GACATGATGATGGACGCTCTCGGTGAGAGGGTCGCAGAGGTGCACCGCAGCTGCGTGGATGACAGGATGACCAACCTCAGCACCTTGGAGAAGCTGGCCAACATTGAGTACCACATGTCTTTGCTGCTGCAGGGCCTTGAGAGCATCCCTGAAGAAAAACTGGAGCTGATGAAGAAGATCAAGGACAGCGAGAAGAGGACCAG GCAGCGTGAAGAAAAGCTGAGAGAGCAGCGAGAGAAACAacaagagaggatgaggaggtaTTTGGAGAGATCCCTGGCTGACTCCAAGAAAATA ACTGGGAGAAAGCTCATGCCCAGATACATGCCAGTCGCTCAGAAAGTCAAAGTGAGCAACGAGGACAACATCCCTGCAGAAGACGAGCTCCATGAATACCTCTTTGGCACAGAGGACACAGAGTAA